In Synechococcus sp. CC9616, the following are encoded in one genomic region:
- a CDS encoding DUF4278 domain-containing protein, whose amino-acid sequence MQLTFLGNTYTRQNDVSAKSLVQLTYRRSVYQANREAVSFTTPRLTYRGVSYLR is encoded by the coding sequence ATGCAACTCACTTTCCTCGGCAACACCTACACGCGCCAGAACGATGTTTCGGCGAAATCCCTGGTTCAGCTCACCTATCGCCGCAGCGTTTATCAGGCCAACCGTGAGGCCGTTTCATTCACAACGCCACGGCTTACTTATCGCGGCGTCTCCTATTTGCGCTGA